ATTCTTGTTAAAATTAGCATTTTTGTAATTGATGCTAGGTCATATTTTGACCTACTATTTTTCTTTTGTAAGTCATTTAAGAAATTTGGTAATTCTAGATAATTTATGATTTCTTCGTAAACTAAATTTCCATATCCTTTAATTTCTGTTCCTTTAAATTTGTCCAATTTTAAAGAATTCATGATTTGTAAAATTTGTTCGTTTCTATCTTTTTGTTTTTGATTTTTCTTTGAACTAACAGATTCTTTTAATTCTTCAATGAAGTTTGGATTATCTTTTGTAAGATCTTCTAATTTACCTAAAAATTTTACTTCTCTAATTTTTGGTTTTTTAGTTTCTTTATCTCAATATGATTCTACGATTCTTACATATTGTGTTTTATTCTTTTTGATGATTTGTACTGATGCCATAATTTGTCCTTTTTACCATATTATACCATATATTTACTATATATGAAATAAAAAAATAAAAAATTTCTTAATATATGTAATATATTAAGAAATTCAAAAAGTCTTAAAAAAGACCAAAGTGTCAAAGTTAGGAGTGGAAAAATTAGAGTTGAGTTCCGTTCAAATGGGCCAATTGTCCGTAATGTTGCGGTTAAATGAGGCGGTGGAGGACACGAAAGAGCTTCTGGATGTATGCTTGATAGCTTTGCTGATGTAGAAGCAGTTATTGATGATTGTGCTAGTGAAGTTAGAAGATACAATGCTGAAAAAAATAATTAATTGACATTAAATTCCATGCTAAAACTAGCATGGTTTTTTATTAGGTTTTATACCTTAAAGATCCTAAATGTTAATTACAAAATTTTTAAATTGCGCAAAATCTTCCAATATTTAAGATTTAGCAAATAAAAAATTATTTTGCTAAATTTGCTAGTTAATGCTATAATAGTAAATATGAAAATAAGTAATGCAAGTGCTAAAAAAATGTACACCCAAATTGATGATCAACTAAGGCTTACTGAAGAATATGAAAACATCCTTAAAAGAACAGTGGAGATTTTCATTGAAGAAGGTGAAGCTGTAAGTAGCTCATTAATACTTAAAAAAAGTAAAGGTTTAATTAATTCTTCTAGTGCTAAAATTCGCTACCAAATGAGTGATTTAGAACTTGAAGATTACTTAGAAAAAAGCCACTCTTCAGCTGGTAGAAAACCAACAATTAAAGGGATTGATTATTATTCTAAGTTTCTTCTTGATTCAGATAAAAACAAATGAATTAAAAAAATAGAAGAAGAAATTAAGCAAAAGTTTGCTCAAAAAAAGGGAGAAATTGAGCAAACTGTTGATAAAGCAGCTGAGGTTATTTCGGAAATAACTGGAATTACCCTTGTTACTACTAATGTTAACATTAATGAAGAAGAAACAATGAAAGGGCTTGAATTAATTCCGCTTTCAGAATCAGCAGCTACTATTGTAATGGTGGTTTCAAGTGGAAAAGTGCATTCAAAGATCTTAAATTTCAATTCTAGTGAAATTTCAATTTCAGATTTAAAAATAGCGGTAAATATCTTTAAAGAGCGTTTAATAGATACTAAAATTTGTGATTTAATTACTAAAACTGACTTGCTTAGAGAACCGCTTTCGCAAGCTGTCCAAAATTATCAAAATGTTTTAGAATCATTTGTTAACCAAGTTTTTAAAGGAATTATCCAAGAAAATACTCAAAATAAAATATATGGAAAAAACAACATCATTTTAAATCGTGATATTAACCGCCAGGAATTAGTTAAATTGATTGATTTAATTGAGAATTATTCTGTTTGAGAAGATATTAATGCAAAACATAAAACTAATGAAACTACTAAAATTAATGTTAATGATTCAACAGCACTTATTTCTAAGAAAATTGATTCACAAAAATATCACATTGCTGAAATTTCAGCAGTAGGTACTAATACTAAAAACTTACCTAAAATGAAAGTAGCAATTGCATTGCTTGAAGATTTTTTAAATACTAGTGAAGATAAAAATAAATAAAGAGGTTAAATTTTATGTTTAATAGAAACAATAAAGAACACTTAAAAATCGGAGATAAACTTAGTGGTTATTTTGAAATGCTTGCAAATGGCGAAGTTATTTCAAAATACAGCGGTGAAAAGCAAATTGAACTTGGTAAAGATGAATATTTACCAAAATTTGACAAGTTATTAGTAAATCGTAAGATATATAAAAATATGGAAGTAAAATTTACTTTTCCAAAAAATTATGAAGATGAACTTGTAGCTGGTAAAAGTGTTCTTATCACAATTATTGACTTAAAAGTGTCTCACAAAAAGCACTTTGAAATGAAAATTAATGAAAAAGATGAAAAGGTTGCTGAACTTGAAAAAGAACTTGCCAAAGTTCAAAGTCAATTAGTGATTAAAGAAAAAGAACTTATGCTTCAAGCAGAAGCATTCAAAAGAAAAGCTGAAGAATTTCAATCACTTGCTAAAGCACAGCTTGATCAAGAAATTGAAAAAAGAGTCGCTAAATATGAAGCCGAAAAAAAAGAAGCAAAAAAATACGCTTTATCTTCTTTTGTTGAAGATTTAATGGAACCATTTAACAATTTTGTACTTGCTGCTAAATCTGGTGAAAATAGCGATGATATCACTCTTAGAAACTATTGCATTGGATTTGACATTGTAAAGCGTCAATTTGAAAACGTATTTGCTAATAATGACGTTACAGTGATTTATCCTGAAGTTGGTCAAAGTTTTAATGCACATGAACAAGAGGCTATTGATGTAGTAGAAAATAGTAACTTAGCAAATGAAGAAATTGTTAAGGTAGTTCGCTTTGGTGTTAAAGTTGGTGATAGAGTGGTAAAACCAGCTACCGTAATTATTAATAAAAATTTAGCAAATTAATTATGAGATTGCTAAAATTATGATATAATAATTAATATATAAAAAAGAAATTTAGATTTTATGCACATTTATTTGTGCTAAAAGGAGTGAAAATGGCTAAAGAAATTATTTTAGGAATTGACCTTGGAACAACAAACTCTGTTGTTTCTGTTGTAGAAGACAAAAACCCTGTTGTTTTAGAAAACCCAAATGGAAAAAGAACAACACCTTCTGTAGTAAGTTTTAAAAATGGTGAAATTGTAGTTGGAGAAGTTGCTAAAAGACAAGTTGAAACAAACCCAAATACAATCGTTTCAATTAAAAGATTAATGGGAACAAACCAAACTGTAAAAGCTAACGGAAAAGAATACAAACCAGAAGAAATTTCAGCAATGATTTTATCTTACATGAAAGAATATGCTGAGAAAAAACTTGGGCAAAAAGTATCAAAAGCTGTTATTACAGTGCCTGCTTACTTTGATAATGCTCAACGTGAAGCTACAAAAATCGCTGGTAAAATCGCTGGTTTAGATGTTTTACGTATTATTAACGAACCTACAGCTGCTGCTCTTGCTTTCGGACTTGATAAAACAGAAAAATCAATGAAAGTGTTAGTGTATGACCTTGGGGGAGGAACATTTGACGTTTCTGTGTTAGAACTTGAAGATGGAACATTTGAAGTTCTTTCAACAAGTGGTGATAACCACCTTGGGGGAGATGATTGAGATAACGAAATTGTAAAATGAATGATTAAAGAAATTAAAGAAAAATACAATTTCGATGCTTCAAATGATAAAATGGCTATGGCTCGTTTAAAAGAAACAGCTGAAAAGGCTAAAATCGACCTTTCAAGTCAATCAGTTGCTTCAATTAATTTACCTTTCCTTGCTGTAACAGCAGATGGACCAGTTAACGTTGAACTTGAATTAAAACGTAGTGAATTTGAATCAATGACAGCTTACTTACTTGATAGAACAAGAAAACCTATTGAAGATGCTCTTAAAGAAGCTAACATTACAGCAAATGATCTTCATGAAGTATTACTTGTTGGTGGAAGTACAAGAATGCCAGCTGTTCAAGAAATGGTAAAAAGAACATTAGGAAAAGAACCTAACCGTTCAATTAACCCTGATGAAGTTGTTTCAATTGGTGCTGCAATTCAAGGTGCTGTGCTTGCAGGTGATATTGATGATATCTTACTTTTAGATGTTACACCTTTAACACTTGGAATTGAAACTCTTGGAGGAGTTGCAACACCTCTTATCCCTAGAAACACAACAATTCCTGTAACAAAAAGTCAAGTATTCTCAACAGCTGCTGATAACCAAACTGAAGTAACAATTAGCGTTGTTCAAGGTGAAAGACAAATGGCTGCTGATAACAAAAGACTTGGTAACTTCAACCTTTCAGGAATTGAACCAGCTCCTAGAGGAATTCCTCAAATTGAAGTTAGTTTCTCAATTGATGTTAATGGAATTACAACTGTAACTGCTAAAGACTTAAAAACAAATAAAGAACAAAAAATTACAATTGAAAATTCTTCAAAACTTTCAGAAGAAGAAATTAACAAAATGATTAAAGAAGCTGAAGCTAACAAAGAAGCTGATAGAAAAAGAAAAGAAGAAGTTGAAACAATCGTTAGAGCTGAATCTCTTGTTGATCAAATTGAAAAAGCAAACCGTGAACAAGGTGATAAATTAGATGCTAAAGCTAAAGAAGAATCAGAAAAATTAGTAAATGAACTTAAAGATTTAATTGCTAAAAAAGATATCGAAGCTTTAAATGTAAAACTTGAACAAGTTGAAAACATCATGAAAAACTTTGCTAACTATGCTGCTCAACAACAACATGGATCATCAAATTCAAATACCGAAGAAGATGTAGCTGAAGTTGTAGATGAAAAATAATGAAACAAAAAATGCAGAGCAATCTGCATTTTTCTTTTACCTTTATTAGATAATGCTTGCAATGTGTTCTAAAATATAATTGCAACCTTCTAGACAAGTTGTTTTAATATTTCTAGATCCATGAGTAGTTCCGCCATCGTCAGAATTTTCAGCTATTTTTTGAGCTTCATTGGCAATTTTGCTAAGTTTCTCTTCATCAAATCCAGCTCTTTTCATAAAAACTTTTGCTGTATCTTTAAAATTCAAAAATAATTGTGAATAATTAAATCCTGATGAATAACCATCTTTTCCAATAATTGTTTTTTTAATATCTTCAAGAATAGTTCTTTGAAGAAGTTTAATTTTATTTTTTAATTCATCACCATTTGACATTGAATTAATTTCTGCTTTATCAGTGTCGATCATTTTTTGAATTTCTGCATCTGATAGAAGTTCTCTTTCTGGTTCCCTTGAAAAATCATCAACAATAGCATTTCCTTGCTGATCTAATTTAACTTTTGTAACTTTTGGTACTCAAATATTTTTAGCTTGTCTATAAAAATAATCGATTAAATATAACGCGTATGATTTAAGTTCATCTAAGTTATTTACATTCATTCAACCAATATAATCTTTCTCACGTAATAAAACTGCTTCATTACCGGATTGATTATTATCTGATGAAGTTCCTTTGCTAGGATTGTTTTGGTTTAATGAACTTGAATTACTTTCATCATTAGTTTGATTTGATTCGGAAGTACCGCTACTATTTTGACTTTCGTTTTGACTTATGTTTTGTTTAGGTTCTTCTTGTTTTGGCACCTCATTTGCATTTGTAGTTGCTGTTTTTGGATCATTACATGCAATCATCATTAAAGGCGCTAAAGGAAAAGTTAAAGCAGCTCCTAAAAGAATTCATTTTTTCTTCATTTGCATCCCTCCATACTTTAATTTTAAAACTTTTGTTTTTAAATTATGAATTTATTGAATTTTGACTGCATTTAGGGGCTAAAAGGTGGAAAATTTGCAAAAAACTCACACAAAAAGTGTGAGTAAAACCATAATTTTAGTTTTTATTTATCTGAAACAGCTTCAACACCTGGTAATTTAACACCTTGAAGTAATTCAAGTGATGCTCCACCACCTGTTGAAACGTGTGAGAATTTATCTTCCATTCCTAATTTTTCAACAGCAGCAACACTATCTCCACCACCTACAACTGAATAACAATTTTTAAGTGCAGCGATTGCTTTACATACTGCTAATGTACCATTTTTGTAGTGTTCAAATTCTGTAACACCCATAGGTCCGTTTCATACAACTGTTTTTGCTCCTTCAAGAGTTTTTTCAAATAAAGCAATTGTTTTAGGACCAACGTCAAGACCCATAAATCCATCTTGAACTTCACCATCTTGAATTGAAGGTTCAACATCTGCAAAACTTGTTGCACAAGCATGATCAACTGGAAGCACAACTTTATCACCATATTTTGCTAAGAAGTTTTTAGCAAGTTCTAAGTAATCATCTTCAACAAGTGATGTTCCAACGTTTTTACCTTGTGCTTTTAAGAATGTGTAAGCCATAGCTCCACCAATGATCATTTTATCAGCGATTTTTACTAAGTTTTCTAATACTTGAATTTTATCTGAAACTTTAGCTCCACCAATGATAGCAACATAAGGATGCTCTGGGTTTACAATAGCTTTGCTAAGTGATGATACTTCTTTTTCCATTAAGTATCCAAGAGCGCTTTCAGCAATGTTAGATGAAATTCCAACGTTTGAAGCGTGAGCACGGTGTGCTGTACCGAAAGCATCGTTAATAAATACATCACCTAAACTTGCTCAGTATTTTCCAAGTTCTGGGTTGTTTTTACTTTCTGCTTTACCATTTAAGTCTTCGTAACGTGTGTTTTGTACTAATAAAACATCGCCATTGTTCATTGAGTTAATTGCGTTTTCAAGAACTTCTCCACGTGTTACTTCAACGAATTTAACTGGCATGCCTAATTGGTGTGCAAGTTCAACAGCAACTGGTTTTAAATCTCTTTTTGGTAAATCAGCTTCTTCTTTAACTCTACCAAGGTGTGAGAATAAAATAGCTTTTCCACCATCGTTAATAATTTTTTGGATTGTTGGAAGAGCAGCTTTAATTCTTTTTACAGAAGTAATAACACCATCTTTAACTGGCACGTTAAAGTCAACTCTAACTAAAACTTTTTTCCTTTAAGGATTAAGTCGTTAATTGTTTTTTTCATAAAAACCTTTCATTTTTTTATATCTTAAAAGTTTTGTTATTACATAAATGTAATAACTTTATATTTGTAATTATTTTACTATAATTTAAGCAAGTAAAAATCAAAATAATCAATTAAAAAAATTGTTTTTTATCAAAAAATAATAAAATAATATAACTTACAAAAAAAGTTAAATTTTAGGAAGGAATTTTAATGCGTAAAATTGCTATTTTAACATCTGGTGGTGATGCACCAGGGATGAACCCAGCTCTTAGAGCAATTGCTAAAAGCGCTAAAGCAAATGGGTTAGAACCATATGTAGTTTTTGAAGGGTACAAAGGTTTATACAATGACCAAATTAAAAAAGCTGATGAGCTTGATCTTGACTACTTTTTATCTCAAGGTGGAACATGCATTTATTCAGCTCGTTTCCCTGAATTTAAAAACCCAGAAGTGCGCGCTAAAGCTATTGAAAACTTAAATAAACATGGAATTGAAGCACTTGTAGTTATTGGTGGAGATGGAAGCTACATGGGTGCTCAATTACTTCATGAAGCTGGAGTTAAAACAATTGGACTTCCAGGAACAATTGACAATGATATTAAATCAAGTGATTACACAATTGGATACGATACAGCTTTAAATACAGTTGTTGAAGCTATTGATAGAATTAGAGATACAGCAAGAAGCCATCAAAGAATTATGGTAGTTGAAATTATGGGTAATAACTGTGGTGATTTAGCGCTTTTTTCAGGACTTGCAACAGGAGCTGAGATTATTTCAACAAGTGAAGCTAAATTAAGCGAAGAAGAAATTATTAATACAGCATATGATCTTAGCAAGCAACCAGGAAGAAGAAGTGTAATTGTTGCTGTTTCAGAGAAGCTTTATGATATTAAAAAACTTGCTGAAAGAATCCAAGAAAAAACAGGTTGAGAAACTCGTTCAAACCCACTTAACCACATCCAAAGAGGTGGTCGCCCAACTGCTCAAGAAAGAATTTGAGCTTCATTAATGGGTATGAAAGCTGTTGAAAAACTTCTTAATGGAGAATCAGGACTTGCAATTGGAATTTCAAAAGGTGATGTAGTAGCTATTCCAATTTTAGAAGCTTTAAAAATGGAATCAGATGCTAAAGAAAAAGTTATCAAAAAAGCTGAAAAATTCAATACTTTAAATAGATTTTAATCCTAGTTGTGATGCAATTAATGCATCACATTTTTTTATTAGATTCACCCATTTTGTTGGTGCTTAAAAAGGTCAAATTGTGGTATTATTTATAAGATAAATAAATTTATATAACTAAGGAAGGAAAAAATGGAAGCGTTAACAATTGTTTTAGTAATAATGAGTTTTATTATGATTTTTGTTTCCTTTTTAATGTCGCCAGATTCAAATGGTTTTTCAGGTGCTTTAGTAGGTAGCGGAGATTTAGAATTATTTAAACAATCAAAGGAAAGAGGTAGTAAAAAAGTTTTAAAATGATCAATGTTTACCCTTGGGTTGCTTTTACTCATTGGTGCCGTTCTTTTAAGATTTTTAATGAAATAACATGAATATAAAAGAGAAAGTTTTAAAGTATTTAAAAAGCTGCAAAAATAGTTCATTTGTGAAGCTAAGCCGTGATTTAAAAATTCCATTTAGCAAAAACAAAGAACTTAGCGACATTTTAAATGAATTACAAAAAGAATATAAAGTCTTTAGGGACAATAAAGATAATTATTATGCCCCTGAATTAATTGAAACTGTTGTTGGTCTTTTAAATGTTTCAAATAAAGGAACCTTTGGATTTGTTGATTATAATATCAATGAAGAAACAGGTGAAAAAGATAGTGTTTTTGTTAAAAACTTTAATTTCAAAACCGCAATTAATGGAGATTTAGTTCAAGTTAATGTTTATAAAAACCCAAGAGATGAAAATGACCAAAATAATGGAATTGTAACTGAAGTTTTAGAAAGAAACACTCACGAAATTGTTGGGTTTATTAAAAAAACAGAAAAAAGCAACACTGTTTTCTTTCAACCAATTGATGCTAAGTTAAAAAATAATAAATTTATTATCCTTCCTTCCAATGTTTCGTTTAAAGTTAATGATTTAGTTGCTGCTAGCGTTGTTGATTATAAAGAGCGCTACATCGAAATTAAAGTTGATAAAGTTATTACCAATGATGCTGATCCAATGGTGTTTGTTAAAGCTTTTATTGAGCAAGTCAAAGTTCCTGAAGCTTTCCCTGAAGAATTAAAAAATGAAACTGACAAAATACCACAAAATATTGATTTAGAAGATCAAAGTAACCGGGTAGATTTAACTGATCAAATGATTGTTACAATTGACGGTGATGATACTAAAGATTTTGATGATGCTATCACTGTTAAAAAACTTCCTAATGGAAATTACTTTTTAGGAGTTTATATTGCTGATGTTTCTTACTATGTGCAAGAGCATACTGAAATTAATAAAGAAGCCCTTAAACGTGGAACCAGCATCTATCTTGTAGATCGGGTAATCCCAATGCTTCCTTTTGAACTTTCTAACGGGATTTGTTCGCTTAACCCAAATGAAAAAAGATTTGTAATGGCTGCTGAAATGGAAATTGATAAATTTGGAAATAATGTTAATTGCAAGATATTCCAAGGAATTATCAAAAGTAAATTTAGACTCACATATAAACAAGTAGATAAGTATTTTAAAGAAAATTCAATCTTAGAAGAATATTCAAACCAGCAGGAAGTGTCAGAACTTAAAAAGATGCTTAATGAAGCTAAAGAACTTAGTTTAATTTTGCATAAATTTAAGGAAAATCAAGGTTATATTGATTTTGAAATTGATGAGCCAAAAATTAAACTTAATGAAGATGGAAGTGTTAAAGAAATCGTGATTCATAAGCGTGGATTTTCAGAAGTTTTAATTGAAGATTTTATGGTTAGAGCTAATGAAACTGTAGCTAAATATCTTTTTGACAAC
This genomic window from Mycoplasmopsis gallinacea contains:
- a CDS encoding heat-inducible transcriptional repressor HrcA, producing the protein MKISNASAKKMYTQIDDQLRLTEEYENILKRTVEIFIEEGEAVSSSLILKKSKGLINSSSAKIRYQMSDLELEDYLEKSHSSAGRKPTIKGIDYYSKFLLDSDKNKWIKKIEEEIKQKFAQKKGEIEQTVDKAAEVISEITGITLVTTNVNINEEETMKGLELIPLSESAATIVMVVSSGKVHSKILNFNSSEISISDLKIAVNIFKERLIDTKICDLITKTDLLREPLSQAVQNYQNVLESFVNQVFKGIIQENTQNKIYGKNNIILNRDINRQELVKLIDLIENYSVWEDINAKHKTNETTKINVNDSTALISKKIDSQKYHIAEISAVGTNTKNLPKMKVAIALLEDFLNTSEDKNK
- the pfkA gene encoding 6-phosphofructokinase; the encoded protein is MRKIAILTSGGDAPGMNPALRAIAKSAKANGLEPYVVFEGYKGLYNDQIKKADELDLDYFLSQGGTCIYSARFPEFKNPEVRAKAIENLNKHGIEALVVIGGDGSYMGAQLLHEAGVKTIGLPGTIDNDIKSSDYTIGYDTALNTVVEAIDRIRDTARSHQRIMVVEIMGNNCGDLALFSGLATGAEIISTSEAKLSEEEIINTAYDLSKQPGRRSVIVAVSEKLYDIKKLAERIQEKTGWETRSNPLNHIQRGGRPTAQERIWASLMGMKAVEKLLNGESGLAIGISKGDVVAIPILEALKMESDAKEKVIKKAEKFNTLNRF
- the secG gene encoding preprotein translocase subunit SecG; the encoded protein is MEALTIVLVIMSFIMIFVSFLMSPDSNGFSGALVGSGDLELFKQSKERGSKKVLKWSMFTLGLLLLIGAVLLRFLMK
- the rnr gene encoding ribonuclease R, translated to MNIKEKVLKYLKSCKNSSFVKLSRDLKIPFSKNKELSDILNELQKEYKVFRDNKDNYYAPELIETVVGLLNVSNKGTFGFVDYNINEETGEKDSVFVKNFNFKTAINGDLVQVNVYKNPRDENDQNNGIVTEVLERNTHEIVGFIKKTEKSNTVFFQPIDAKLKNNKFIILPSNVSFKVNDLVAASVVDYKERYIEIKVDKVITNDADPMVFVKAFIEQVKVPEAFPEELKNETDKIPQNIDLEDQSNRVDLTDQMIVTIDGDDTKDFDDAITVKKLPNGNYFLGVYIADVSYYVQEHTEINKEALKRGTSIYLVDRVIPMLPFELSNGICSLNPNEKRFVMAAEMEIDKFGNNVNCKIFQGIIKSKFRLTYKQVDKYFKENSILEEYSNQQEVSELKKMLNEAKELSLILHKFKENQGYIDFEIDEPKIKLNEDGSVKEIVIHKRGFSEVLIEDFMVRANETVAKYLFDNKLPLLYRIHEIPDFEKINALENSLKAIGLTLPDIDLSDINPQLFSQFAAQIKDQRNDDFVKLSFLRTMQKAIYSTDNVGHFGLASNFYCHFTSPIRRYPDLIVHRTIRKYLINNHSRDDIDSYTSEIENYGVLNTKSEQKAVQIERDVNDLKFAEYLKDKIGQTFDAQIQSILNFGFFISFEFKASGLVHKTSFFDGEYEANETLTSAKVGQNKFNIGDWVKVVVVGVDLVEGKVDCVLESQYPKYLESQSNLKENLRFKHTGAKSGKNKKTS
- the dnaK gene encoding molecular chaperone DnaK, which produces MAKEIILGIDLGTTNSVVSVVEDKNPVVLENPNGKRTTPSVVSFKNGEIVVGEVAKRQVETNPNTIVSIKRLMGTNQTVKANGKEYKPEEISAMILSYMKEYAEKKLGQKVSKAVITVPAYFDNAQREATKIAGKIAGLDVLRIINEPTAAALAFGLDKTEKSMKVLVYDLGGGTFDVSVLELEDGTFEVLSTSGDNHLGGDDWDNEIVKWMIKEIKEKYNFDASNDKMAMARLKETAEKAKIDLSSQSVASINLPFLAVTADGPVNVELELKRSEFESMTAYLLDRTRKPIEDALKEANITANDLHEVLLVGGSTRMPAVQEMVKRTLGKEPNRSINPDEVVSIGAAIQGAVLAGDIDDILLLDVTPLTLGIETLGGVATPLIPRNTTIPVTKSQVFSTAADNQTEVTISVVQGERQMAADNKRLGNFNLSGIEPAPRGIPQIEVSFSIDVNGITTVTAKDLKTNKEQKITIENSSKLSEEEINKMIKEAEANKEADRKRKEEVETIVRAESLVDQIEKANREQGDKLDAKAKEESEKLVNELKDLIAKKDIEALNVKLEQVENIMKNFANYAAQQQHGSSNSNTEEDVAEVVDEK
- the grpE gene encoding nucleotide exchange factor GrpE, giving the protein MFNRNNKEHLKIGDKLSGYFEMLANGEVISKYSGEKQIELGKDEYLPKFDKLLVNRKIYKNMEVKFTFPKNYEDELVAGKSVLITIIDLKVSHKKHFEMKINEKDEKVAELEKELAKVQSQLVIKEKELMLQAEAFKRKAEEFQSLAKAQLDQEIEKRVAKYEAEKKEAKKYALSSFVEDLMEPFNNFVLAAKSGENSDDITLRNYCIGFDIVKRQFENVFANNDVTVIYPEVGQSFNAHEQEAIDVVENSNLANEEIVKVVRFGVKVGDRVVKPATVIINKNLAN